Below is a window of Ischnura elegans unplaced genomic scaffold, ioIscEleg1.1, whole genome shotgun sequence DNA.
GACGCCCACCAAGCCCAAGCCCGCGGCAGCAAAGAAGGCCGCCGCCGCCCCCAAGAAGAAGTGAGCGACCGAACCTCGCAGGTTCACCGAACTTCGATGTACGCGAAGTTCAATttaggccctcttaagggccatcAAGTCATACAGATgactattttccatgcttaaaacaaaattccaaactccttcaccttacccaataaagtttcaaaccttacccattgaaggaaatgagtagatggacaatattccttctacaaaaccgctaattttacgtcaaattaatGCACCTTCCATTGAAGGTTGTCAGATaattttttggcagtaaaaatttacctatgaaccTAAGTTTCGAAAGAGACGTCTGCTGCAGCAGAAAGCCTGATTGCtcaaaagaatgaagtatttgcgtttcacatatttgcaaccaagacggtcgattgttgaaaacaatgaaatcttgGCGAATGTCATTGTTGCATTAGTATTTTCCGTGACAAAACTGCTGGCGGAAAACAATCGTCGCGCATGGCAACATCTCCTGACGACATTTTTTGAGTTCGAGAGATGCCTACATTGTCGTAACTCGATAAACGATTGAGTGTACTCCTGACTTTGTTATTCTGAAAGAACTTCGAAATTTCCgttacttatgaaatttaaattgccattctGTAAAGATAACATTTTCCGTCAGGAAACTGCCAGGATGCCAAGCACTCCATCtgcaaaaaaacatcttttcataagTTATATTCATACCTTCCAGTATTTTTCTatactatttttcattagttaattataattatcattaattacaactttattattttttcattctctttcagcttttctttatgaaatattatttcattctcgtcgatGAAAGCAATGGGAAACAATCGTCTGTATGACGTCTAGTCCTGAAAAGGACTTTTGTTTTTGTGCCGACAAGAAGTCGACAGCGACGACGATCTAAGCGCGCTCTCCGCGGATACGGCGTGCCAGCTGGATGTCCTTTGGCATGATGGTGACGCGCTTGGCGTGGATGGCGCACAGGTTGGTGTCCTCGAAAAGACCCACGAGGTAGGCCTCGGACGCCTCCTGCAAAGCCATGACGGCGGAGCTCTGGAAGCGGAGGTCGGTCTTGAAGTCCTGGGCGATCTCACGGACCAGGCGCTGGAAGGGCAGCTTGCGGATCAGAAGCTCGGTGCTCTTCTGGTATCTCCTGATCTCTCGGAGGGCCACGGTACCTGGGCGATACCTGTGGGGCTTCTTCACTCCACCGGTGGCCGGCGCGCTCTTGCGAGCGGCCTTGGTGGCCAGCTGCTTCCTGGGGGCTTTGCCTCCGGTCGACTTACGGGCTGTCTGCTTGGTACGTGCCATTTTCCTGTCGGGAAAGTAACTGAAGCGGCCGATTTCTCGACCCAATATATTGGCATGAGTGTGTAGACTCTTACATGTGCCGAAATGTGATTGGCTGAGAGTGCGAGACCGTCGAAAGACGTTATAAAATGGAAAGCCGAAAGTCAAGCAAGCACGATTCTCTCACCGAGACAGCAGCAACATGACCGGACGAGGCAAGGGAGGAAAAGGCTTGGGGAAAGGAGGCGCCAAGCGTCATCGCAAGGTTCTTCGCGACAACATCCAGGGCATCACCAAGCCGGCCATTCGCCGTCTGGCCCGCCGCGGAGGTGTCAAGCGTATCTCCGGACTCATCTACGAGGAGACCCGCGGTGTCCTCAAGGTGTTCCTTGAGAACGTGATCCGTGACGCCGTCACCTACACCGAACACGCCAAGAGGAAGACCGTGACCGCCATGGACGTCGTGTACGCCCTCAAGCGCCAGGGACGCACCCTGTACGGATTCGGTGGTTAGATTTCCATCGCGGCAGCAGCCCATTACATCTGGCAGCTGCAGCATCATCGAATAACAAAGGTCCTTTTCAGGACCATAGAACATGCAGGATATTATTTGCCATTGCTTACACTCGTCGCAATCACAGAAATGTGATGTCATCGATAATACATGAGAACTAAGGTACTGgttgagtaaagaaaaaaaaaattgatggaattgtCACATGACAAGTTACTATTATGCTAGTAAACCAAATACTTTCATTCATATTGAAAGTTGATTGAGTAAACTGCTGAGGGACGATCAATTTGTTTCTATTTCTTAATCCAACCCATATTACCGACTTCAACAATAATGGTCACTAAGTGTTCTATTTCCGGTAGTTATTGTTACATTTTACAGCGGCACAAGCCGTTAACAATGTCGTCCATTGATAGTGTTACTTAGCAACGACCAAACGCCTTCGTCGATTTTCAAACAATTCTTCGACCGAATGCGGTGACTATGACACATTGTTATACATCGCCTATCTGTTGCTTAGAAACGCACTGCTGCCAACATATTTTCAAACTGCTACATAGCATTCGGACTTTTTGGATATCCATTCAAATGTTCCTTTTACAAGGCGAAGCTATGGTATTGCAACATGTTTTTCCCCCATCATAATACTAATCCCTTAATTACTATTCATTCATCATCACAGTTTCTCTAACTCTGTTGGTATGCTTTCGTCACACTTGCTATCGTTctattatgttataattttcaaattttataaccaCTTGACAACTCGATCCACGACCTCTCCACCAGAGAAACAGAAAGTAATTTCTAGACTTTTTATGTGCACATTCTGGGAAGAGTACCAAATTCTTTGACATAGTCGTAAGACTGACAGACCTAGATGGTTTGCGGTcctaaaaaggaccatttttttattctcttcgtaAGAAGAGAACGCTTAAGCCTTCTTCTCGGTCTTCTTGGGCAGAAGCACGGCCTGGATGTTGGGCAAGACACCACCCTGGGCGATGGTGACGCCAGACAGGAGCTTGTTCAACTCCTCGTCGTTGCGGATGGCCAGCTGAAGATGACGGGGAATGATCCTCGTCTTCTTGTTGTCACGGGCAGCGTTGCCTGCCAATTCCAGGACTTCGGCGGCCAGGTACTCCATGACGGCGGCGAGGTACACGGGGGCACCGGCACCAACGCGCTCGGCGTAGTTGCCCTTGCGGAGCAGACGGTGGATACGTCCCACGGGGAACTGAAGTCCGGCCCTGCTGGAACGGGACTTGGACTTTCCCTTGACTTTGCCTCCTTTTCCGCGTCCAGACATGTTGAATCGAGTTGCTTTCGGCGGTACGGTGTAGACCTCTCGACGAAATGTTGATTAGAACCtaacgcattaattgatgcgccgaaggcgcgattatagctgtaccggtgaacccaattcaccctaaccagccaggttacattagaacaatttttgtgcgcagttgtttgtgttgtgagggtagtgatttgtttgtgtgagcagaaacttaaaactattgaggaggtagatatttacattgggattactttaatacaatattacataataacaggttatctttaccttgatgataaggagtttgttacatttgctatggatgatgagggtggagttactttactctctttttatacatatataaatattttttttttttcttttgatttttttttataatcttttataatattttattttttttatttttgtattccatttttttgtgttttttatcattttttttatgttttcttttctttatatatatatttttttcttttcttttcatattatattgtcaTCGTCAATGTTAGATTAGATATGACATTTTATAAACCTTTAATTAGAGtgaatgaatgactaattttctagaagaaagacataggaaagactcataggcgagtaatgaattgaggcagtttgtatgtagtaGGGATTTTTGGGTTATAATCCCAGATGTGTTGGAGAAGTGTATTGTGggttgccccgagtctggacttGTTTATGGTTGGTCCTGTAGGAGTAGCAGTTGATTCaggaggaattgtttcttttccacttttgagtGGAGAGAGGAGAGGTGTGTGCTAATGTTACTGAACCACGTGAATAGTTCGTTGTCAGCAGGTTGGGGAATAGCGGATGGATCAAGTGGGGGGAATCCGTGATTGGTGGCGGCGGCGTATGAACGAGGTagtgagggaggaaggggagtGGCTTGGTTGGTTGAGTTTGCAAGACGACGGGCTGCCATTGCAGCTTTTGCCGCTCGATGTTTTTCGCAGCCTCTGTAGCTGGCGGTGTGATCAGAAGAGCAGAGAGCGCATTTAGCTGGTTCCTTGTCAGTTTTTGTGCATTCTGACGACGCGTGGTCGCCtgcgcatttcacacatttggggGGAAGGCAGCAGTGGTTCTTGGTGTGACCTATGGCCTGACACCTATGACATTGAACGGGAATAGCTGGTTTTTTGAAGGTATCTATTTTAACGCCGAGACCGACGAGGTGATTGATTGCCATGAATTTAGCTGCGTCtattgtgtgttctgttattACATGGACAACCTGTGTTGGGTATTTGGGGACTGAGGTATGGCCTAGGTCTCGCAGCCTTTGAGACGGTCGGGTGGAGAAGATTCTGGAGCATGAGATTACAGGGAATCCTAGATTTTGCAGATCTGTTagtatttcattgtcatcaactGAGGCAAAAGTACCTCGCAGAGAGAATTCTCTGCGCCTGTTTTCTTGCAGGCAATATGTGCTGTAGGGGATATTTAGGTTGTTCAATGTTGCTTTGGCTGCAATGAAGTCGGCTACGTTAGAGCACTTGATAATTGCAGAAGAGTTCGATGTTGCGTGAGAGATTGgaggaaattggcaatttttaattaattgggcaTGTAGGGCTGGCCATTTGGAAGTATCTGCTACTTGAATgggaggtattttctgttttttattgactGCCATCGTTGAGTGAAGCTCATCTTGTGGGGTGGATGCATTGCAATCCATTAGATCGCCTGTTGTGGGGTTGACATTGGTGCTTTTAGCGGCCATTGCGGTGTTTACCGTGTTAGGAGGTGTAAGCATGTGATTGGCAGGTTTAAATTGGCTACCAGAGGGCGTTTTTGTTGACTTTGTgattttggccctcttaagggcctctgcTGGAACGGCTTGTCCTAGgacctcgggagtggtatcgttggaattgtcattgtgtgggggttcagtttcaataacaatctggtaattggccctcttaagggcctctactggaatggcttgtcctaggacctcgggagtggtatcgttggaattgtcattgtgtgggggttcagtttcaataacaatctggtaattggTCCCCTTAAGGGCCGTGTCACTTATGGCTTGGTTTGGCACAGTGGTGGGAGTTTTTTGTCTTTGGGGTTTAGGTTCATGGTTGGTGGTCGCTTTTGACTTAGAGTTGGACTTTTTGATCGTCGATTTGTTGTTGACGTCTTTAATTTTGGCGCTGTCGCCATTGACTTGTGCCAGAGgggcaaatttgtttttgtcagcaaatatggGTGTGATTGTGATTTGCTTTCCGCGGTTGCGTGCGGAAGCTGACTGAAAGGTAGAGTCCAGACTCTGACAAGGGGCCTGCGCGGACCTCCTCTGGCTGGCCGGGTTTGCTGGTGGGTTTAGAGTGGTGGGTGTAGGAACAGATGGTGACGCGGCCGGAACTGGGATGGCCGGAGTGGTGGAATTCGGGTTTACTGCTGATACCGAGTTGAAAATGGTCCCCATAAGGTCCTGTCTGACGTCTGCCGGCAGTTTAGCGATCAGTTCCTTTACTGTCCGCAGCAGGGCATTGGTGTCCTCGGCGGCTGATGACGCAGAGCTCGTTgtggccgccatggactccatggcggcctgatggtagcgttggggagggcagggagggctgttTGGGGTCCCTAATaagtggacccggccgctttccccgggggtgcaatgggcgattctaacggcccagaagcccgggtactaacggccAGGAAGACCAAGGGAATTTGTCGCAGGTGAAAAGacgccacccgaaggtgagaaccgcgACGGCTACGCCCAAATTTAGGTACAGGCGCAGCCAGCCGCAGCCCTTCGGGCGCTCTTTTGGCGACTAGGGAGTAGGCGTTTAGCCGATTGCGTTGTCTTCTTCCCACAGGGGGTTGCGTGAAGTCCGCGGCCGGAGCAGTTGATGGCGCGGCTTCTTCTGGGGTTGCTTCTGCCCAAGGTTTCAGATCGGAAGGCTCAAGCGTGTTGACGGTTGAGTTGTGTCGGGAAAGTAACTGTTGATTAGAACCtaacgcattaattgatgcgccgaaggcgcgattatagctgtaccggtgaacccaattcaccctaaccagccaggttacattagaacaatttttgtgcgcagttgtttgtgttgtgagggtagtgatttgtttgtgtgagcagaaacttaaaactattgaggaggtagatatttaaattgggattaatttaatacaatattacataataacaggttatctttaccttgatgataaggagtttgttacattttgctatggatgatgagggtggagttactttactctctttttatacatctttatattttttttttttattttatgttttcttttataattttttatttttgttttccatattttatcatttttttttcctttcttttctttttatattatttaattttttttattattttattttatatttattttttatttttatttattttttttttcttttcttttcgttttataatatcatcattaattgttagattagatatgacatttttttttttttttttttttttttaattaaactttctaTTGAGAATTACATATTGTAATGTCTTTTTACAGTATTACTATAAACCGTTAAACGAGGTGACTAAATCTACAAGAAGGAAAGATACAAGAtagactcataggcgagtaatttgttgaggcagtttgtatgtggtgAGGGTAGTTGGGTCATAGTCCCATAAATCTGTAATTGAAGTGTTATgagttgccccgagcctggacttaaaattgttGGCTAATTTAGAAATGAATTGGGTTACTGTGGGAAGGTTGTGAAATTTAAGAACGTCTGCGATTCTGACATATCTAGATAAGTTTAGGAGATGGcgaagggaaatgttttggaagCTTTCCAATTTACGTCTTATTGTTGGGGAGAGTGCAAATATCTCGCAGCCATATAGAAGAGTAGGTCTAACCGTGGAGGTGTAGAGTTTGACTCTGCCGCTGTGAgagaggggggaggttttggagCATAGTGCGACAATTGCCTGTCTAACTCCTCTGGCTTTGTTGGTGCAGTATTTCAAGTGAGGGTTGTATGATAACTTTTCGTCTAGCAGAACTCCAAGGAATTTGTGGGTTGATGCTCTTGGTATTCGAGTTTTGTTTATGAAGGGTGATGTTTGTGGTGCGAATTTACGTCTTTGTGAGAAATGAATATGTGTGCTTTTGGCggcgttgatttttattttccatgtttttgtcCAGTTGTTGATGTGTTTTAAGTGAGTGTTAAGTTTGTTAATGTTGGTGTCTCCCCGCCGTGACGTCGCCGCTATGGCGGTGTCATCAGCGTACATGTGAAGTGAAGTGTTTGATGTATGTGGCATGTCGTTTACGAATAGTGTAAATAGTAGTGGACTGAGAATTGATCCTTGCGGAACTCCTGCCTCCATTGGTCTGAGGGATGAATGTGTTTTAGCTTCGGCGACTAGGAATTGTCTCTTGAGAAGGTATTCCCTTATGAATAGTATGTCAGGAAGAGGTAGTTTTATTTGATTAAGTTTGAATAATAAGCCTTTATGCCAGACTTTGTCGAATGCGCGCGCAACATCTAGGAACACCGCGTCCGTTACAAGGCGGCGTTTGAAATTATGGCTTATTTTCTCAACAAGTCTGAGTATTTGGTGGAGGGCTGAGGTGTGTTTTCTAAACCCATGCTGTTCGGGTCTGATTATGTTGTTATCAGCGGTGAATGAGTCGAGTCTGTTGAGTACTAGGATTTCAAGTATCTTGGAGAGATTTGATAACAGGGATATAGGGCGAGAGTTGCCCGGGATTTTTGGGTCTTTCCCTGGTTTGGGAAGAAGAACGACTTTGGCTTTTTTCCAGGTTGCAGGGAAGTGTGGAAGATTGAAACAGTGGTTGAGTAGGTTAGAAAGGAGAAGGGGGAATTTTGGACATCTGGCGGCAAATCTGAGTTGAGAGTTACTGATATTGTCGAGGCCTGGAGCTTTTTTAACTGGGAGAGAATTTAACAGAGCTAGGATTTCGGAAGGAGTGGCAAGAGTGATGCTGGCGTTGGAGCTTAGAGGCAGATTTTTCGTAAAGTTGTTGACCTCAACTTCAATTGGTGAGGAGGATTTGTCCAGTGACATGGTCATTTGTAGATGATCTGCTTGAATCTCGACTTTTTTACTGGGATCGAAGATAAGAGTAGAGTTTACTGATAAGGGATGGTAcatagttttatttgtttgttttaaggaTTTAACAGTTTTCCAGATGGGTATTTTGCCGTTAGGGACAGGGTTGTCAAATGTTAGTTTTTGTATGTGTCTTTCCCAGTGGTGACGTTTCACGATGCAAATTTCAGACTTGACTTGAGTAGAAAGGCGGTTGTATAAGGTCTTGTCTAGGGGATCTCTGTGGATTTGCCATAAACGGCGAGCAATGTTGCGGCGCTTTATGAGGTCGACTAAATACTGGGGGAGTTTGTCGTGGCATTTGTTACGGGGAGTGAATGAGCGTGAGGCTCTTTGTTTGGCTGAGTTCAGAGCGGATGTAATAAGGTTGACTTGGGTGTCAATGGTTGCAGGGGTTGGAATTTCAATAGTGTTGATTTTAGAAAGGGAGTCATTGAGGTATGTGATGTATTTGTCCCAGTCCGTGACGTTCATTTCGGATGGTGCAATGGGGTAATAGTGTAAAGGAAGTGAGAAATATAAGGGGAGGTGGTCAGATGTGAAGGAGTAGATTACAGAGGGAGTGAATGAGGTTGGGAGATTGTGAGCAAGACCAAAGTCAATCACGTCACATGATTTTCGGGCATAGTGAGTAGGGGAGAGTGGAgctaagatttgaaaatttttgttttttatgtagGAGTGTAAGATTTTTCCGTGCTTGTTAGACGTGTTACTATTCCAAGCTGGGTGTTTGCAATTCCAGTCGCCGAAGTATATGCCGTTTTGGGTGGAGAACAGGTGATCCAGATCGTCCACTGAAAATTTTGTGTGTGGTCTGCGGTATAAAGAGTAAAGGTGTAACGGACCGTCTTTAGTGTTTATCGAAATACCAAGAGCTTCGAATTTGTTTGGGTCAGGTGAGTTTAGAAGGGCGTGGGGAATGTGTTTACGGATTAGGATGGCTACTCCTCCGCCTCGTGTTAGGCGGTCCAGTCTGTGATTAGAACCGTGTCTGTGTGGCTTATACATTTTATGGCCTGCCGCTGGCCGACTGCTCCGTCTACTCGACCAATCCGGTGTCGGCGAGTCCCGACTTCACGGCATATAATAAAAATCTagccaaaaattttcattctcgcTGCTACGCAACGTTG
It encodes the following:
- the LOC124173626 gene encoding histone H4, producing the protein MTGRGKGGKGLGKGGAKRHRKVLRDNIQGITKPAIRRLARRGGVKRISGLIYEETRGVLKVFLENVIRDAVTYTEHAKRKTVTAMDVVYALKRQGRTLYGFGG
- the LOC124173618 gene encoding histone H2A, which produces MSGRGKGGKVKGKSKSRSSRAGLQFPVGRIHRLLRKGNYAERVGAGAPVYLAAVMEYLAAEVLELAGNAARDNKKTRIIPRHLQLAIRNDEELNKLLSGVTIAQGGVLPNIQAVLLPKKTEKKA